One window of Flavobacteriales bacterium genomic DNA carries:
- a CDS encoding gliding motility-associated C-terminal domain-containing protein, with protein MNKFFMFFICVLFGHTSVFSQGASFYGDELVSRVYFGTPPYGADDIMSPPVGNYSSPCAVYSNYMIVNSTIGDGNTAGFVYTMSVSKDSTYQFEIEGGTCNSDEIIGTRAARVYIDFNGNSDFSDAGELVFTSAQSSSMYPVFSGSVTIPSDAVEGEIAMRVVYARVGGVDGAGSLWDFDFIDWSTWGYFHGETEDYSLVIAAYIDTVEAINTSCSNTNDGQIIITPASLASPDIEYSINGLAGPWLTDVLYQNLAPGNYSVFARDPILAPNYAYEQFDVTISPASAVTIDAQITSDYNGEVISCSGVSDGEVSVVATGGEGVSYSYEYFSDIEPLSVPSANIVTGLNADNYSFYAIDDLGCFSDTVQLTLTDPAPISIDNVETTSEVSCTDECDAVLTIITSGGTAPFNYEVDGVDYGNTNVVDNICSGSPSVTVSDANDCSLSLNTFLANPTPVNLSLTSLLNYSGFDVSCADSTNGAVSFIASGGTPSYEFSIDGGLTFPYSATEGDSVYGLPAGNYTLIARDTNLCLSTAEGINLQSPQPLSQDPVLVSSPISCNGAADGEITIQVVGGAGGYAYSIDNGTTYQASPVFANLSASTLNISIEDINGCSFQENYDLNEPTVLSLTAISVVSDYNGSQLSCPSSSDATIEIEANGGTGAYSYSLPPNPILINLPANNQVTGFSAGTQSFSLYDVNGCVSNSLNFDVIPPNEVLITNITIDSVSCFGLADGEVTIEGTGGTGNYSYFVDAVYQSTNQAPYTISGLAENNYGVLITDANGCISSVTNVFVPQPATIVSNLSISNLGCSGDVNGSASANPSGGSPNFTYLWSNGSTQSSATQLLAGNYSVTITDANGCQLNESFEVTQPTITLNVTPINCNIPNSGEIQAVLNNSNPSSNFSVLWNDANAQTTLTAVSLAPGDYTVTMTDQFGCVLSASESLEQPDSIFAFVEHTHICEENPVASALVLTSGGQVPYSYLWTNNETTELVQITDPGSYSVVVTDFGGCEREVSFTIDPIIPLQIDYLIQEPSCADNNDASAEAVVSGGYPPYTFMWDNFTENPINDNIQSGAYSLVVTDANGCISETDALVPEGVGTCINAYSAFSPNGDQNNDYWHIDNIELYPDGLVEVFNRWGDRVYSTKAYINAWDGAWQGMYNNEPLPSATYYYVITLNNGEEPTVGTVTIVR; from the coding sequence ATGAACAAGTTTTTTATGTTTTTTATCTGCGTGCTTTTTGGGCACACCTCAGTGTTTTCTCAAGGAGCAAGCTTTTACGGCGACGAATTAGTTTCAAGAGTTTATTTTGGCACACCGCCTTATGGCGCAGATGATATTATGAGTCCCCCCGTAGGCAATTACAGTAGTCCTTGTGCGGTATATAGTAATTACATGATTGTAAACTCCACTATTGGCGATGGTAATACCGCAGGGTTCGTATATACCATGAGTGTGTCAAAAGATTCTACCTATCAATTTGAAATTGAAGGAGGAACATGTAATTCGGATGAAATTATAGGCACTAGGGCCGCTAGAGTTTACATTGATTTTAATGGAAATAGTGATTTTTCAGATGCTGGCGAACTTGTATTTACTTCTGCCCAATCCAGTTCAATGTACCCTGTTTTTAGCGGTTCGGTTACTATCCCTAGCGATGCTGTCGAAGGTGAAATAGCGATGAGAGTAGTATATGCTAGGGTTGGTGGTGTTGACGGAGCCGGTTCACTTTGGGATTTTGATTTTATAGACTGGTCAACCTGGGGTTACTTTCATGGTGAAACAGAAGATTATTCACTAGTTATAGCCGCTTATATAGATACAGTTGAAGCAATAAACACTTCGTGTAGTAACACTAATGATGGTCAAATTATAATTACTCCTGCATCTTTAGCCAGTCCAGATATTGAGTATTCTATTAATGGCTTAGCAGGACCATGGCTAACGGATGTTTTATATCAGAACTTAGCGCCAGGAAATTATTCAGTATTCGCTAGAGACCCCATTTTAGCACCTAATTATGCTTACGAACAATTCGATGTTACTATTAGCCCTGCTTCAGCAGTTACAATTGACGCTCAAATAACATCCGATTACAATGGTGAAGTAATAAGTTGTTCAGGTGTTTCTGATGGCGAAGTAAGCGTGGTCGCAACAGGAGGAGAAGGCGTATCGTATTCCTATGAATATTTCAGTGATATAGAACCCCTGTCAGTTCCTTCAGCCAATATTGTTACAGGCTTAAATGCTGATAATTATTCATTTTATGCAATTGATGATTTAGGCTGTTTTTCAGATACAGTTCAATTAACCCTCACGGATCCTGCACCCATCAGTATTGATAATGTTGAAACTACCAGTGAGGTCAGTTGTACTGACGAATGCGATGCTGTTTTAACGATTATAACTTCAGGCGGAACAGCGCCATTTAATTATGAAGTGGACGGAGTAGACTATGGGAATACAAATGTTGTGGATAATATTTGTTCCGGGTCACCCTCGGTAACTGTTTCAGACGCAAATGATTGTAGTTTGTCTCTTAACACATTTTTAGCTAACCCAACACCTGTTAACTTATCTCTAACTTCTTTGTTGAATTATTCTGGTTTTGACGTCAGTTGTGCAGACTCAACAAATGGGGCGGTTAGTTTTATAGCATCAGGAGGTACACCTTCTTATGAATTCAGTATTGACGGTGGATTAACATTCCCATATTCTGCTACAGAAGGGGATAGCGTCTATGGATTGCCAGCAGGCAATTACACTCTTATTGCTCGTGATACTAATTTATGTTTATCTACTGCAGAGGGAATTAACCTTCAATCCCCACAACCCTTATCCCAAGACCCGGTATTAGTAAGTTCACCGATAAGCTGTAATGGGGCTGCGGATGGAGAGATTACTATTCAAGTTGTGGGTGGCGCTGGAGGGTATGCTTATTCTATCGACAATGGCACAACATATCAAGCCTCCCCGGTTTTTGCAAATTTATCAGCTTCAACACTTAATATTTCCATTGAAGATATTAATGGTTGTTCATTCCAAGAGAATTACGATTTAAACGAACCTACAGTATTATCCTTAACTGCGATTTCTGTTGTTTCCGATTATAATGGATCCCAATTAAGCTGCCCATCATCATCTGATGCTACTATTGAAATTGAAGCAAATGGTGGAACAGGCGCCTATAGTTATTCGTTACCGCCCAATCCGATATTAATTAATCTTCCTGCTAACAATCAGGTTACGGGATTTTCCGCAGGAACTCAATCTTTCTCTTTGTATGACGTCAATGGTTGCGTTTCGAACAGCTTAAATTTTGATGTAATACCACCTAATGAGGTGCTTATTACAAACATTACTATTGATTCCGTTAGTTGTTTTGGACTAGCAGATGGTGAAGTAACTATTGAAGGAACAGGCGGAACAGGCAATTACTCCTATTTTGTTGATGCTGTTTACCAATCTACTAATCAAGCACCATATACTATTTCTGGACTTGCTGAAAACAATTATGGAGTGCTCATTACAGATGCCAATGGTTGTATTTCTAGTGTTACAAATGTATTTGTTCCTCAGCCCGCTACTATAGTGTCGAACCTAAGCATTTCAAACCTTGGATGTTCTGGTGACGTAAATGGTTCAGCATCTGCCAATCCATCTGGTGGAAGCCCAAACTTCACCTATTTATGGTCAAACGGCTCTACGCAAAGTTCTGCTACTCAATTGCTTGCGGGTAATTATTCGGTAACAATCACTGATGCCAATGGATGTCAGCTTAATGAAAGTTTTGAGGTTACTCAACCGACAATTACCCTTAATGTTACCCCAATTAATTGTAATATCCCTAACTCAGGAGAAATACAAGCTGTTTTAAATAATTCAAATCCAAGTTCAAATTTTTCTGTATTGTGGAATGATGCTAATGCACAAACAACTTTAACGGCTGTATCTTTAGCTCCTGGCGATTATACAGTAACGATGACTGATCAGTTTGGTTGTGTATTAAGTGCTTCTGAAAGCCTTGAACAGCCCGACTCTATCTTTGCTTTTGTAGAGCACACTCACATTTGTGAAGAAAATCCGGTTGCATCGGCATTGGTATTAACTTCTGGCGGACAAGTGCCTTATTCTTATCTTTGGACGAACAATGAAACTACAGAGTTAGTTCAAATTACAGACCCGGGCTCTTATTCTGTTGTGGTTACTGACTTTGGCGGATGTGAAAGAGAAGTATCATTTACTATTGACCCCATCATTCCACTACAGATTGATTATCTTATTCAAGAACCATCTTGTGCTGATAATAATGACGCTAGTGCTGAGGCTGTAGTTTCTGGCGGATATCCTCCATATACTTTTATGTGGGATAATTTCACAGAAAACCCAATAAACGACAATATTCAATCAGGTGCTTATTCGCTTGTGGTTACAGATGCCAATGGTTGTATTTCAGAGACAGATGCACTTGTGCCAG
- a CDS encoding glutamate--tRNA ligase yields the protein MTLMDKVRVRFAPSPTGPLHMGGVRTALYNYLFAKKHNGDFLLRLEDTDQTRLVPGAEQYILDALSWCKINIDEGLGHGGDLGPYRQSDRKPMYRQYADILLEKGHAYYAFDTAEDLDEMRQRMKNAGVPSPQYNSVVRDSMQNSISLSEDEVKERLDRGDSYVIRVKMPRNEEVKINDTIRGWVVVNTNNLDDKVLFKSDGMPTYHLANVVDDHLMKITHVIRGEEWLPSAPLHVLLYRFFDWECPAFAHLPLILKPDGNGKLSKRDGDRLGFPVFPTEWTNPETDEVSSGYREEGYFPEAFTNMLAFLGWNPGTAQEIFSMDELVESFSLQRVGKAGAKFDFDKTKWFNQQYLRSKSGDELAQLMHSKITDSKSVDSGLLANVCELMKERATFVEDIWESSQFFFEPPSKYDEKTHRKKWKEHTPDILKKVMDLFSGMSDFSSENIEKEFKSLLEVNEWALGMVLPTFRLAVTGKGMGPSMFEISALLGKDEVVKRIETAIQKLS from the coding sequence ATGACATTGATGGATAAAGTAAGAGTAAGATTTGCCCCAAGTCCGACAGGACCATTGCATATGGGAGGTGTGAGAACAGCCTTATACAACTATCTTTTTGCAAAAAAACACAATGGAGACTTTTTGTTGAGACTAGAAGATACGGATCAAACACGCTTAGTTCCTGGAGCGGAACAATACATTTTAGACGCTCTGTCGTGGTGTAAGATAAATATTGACGAAGGCTTGGGTCATGGTGGCGATTTAGGGCCATACAGGCAGTCGGACCGCAAGCCAATGTACAGGCAGTATGCTGATATATTACTAGAAAAAGGGCACGCCTATTATGCTTTTGATACTGCGGAAGATCTTGACGAAATGCGCCAGCGCATGAAAAATGCTGGAGTGCCATCACCACAATATAATTCTGTAGTGAGGGATAGCATGCAGAATTCGATATCTCTTTCTGAAGACGAGGTTAAAGAAAGACTAGACAGGGGAGATTCTTATGTTATTCGTGTTAAAATGCCTAGAAATGAAGAGGTAAAAATAAACGACACTATACGCGGTTGGGTGGTTGTCAATACAAACAATCTCGATGACAAAGTCCTTTTTAAATCAGACGGTATGCCTACTTACCATTTAGCGAATGTTGTGGATGACCATTTGATGAAAATAACTCATGTTATTAGAGGGGAGGAGTGGTTGCCATCAGCGCCTTTGCATGTTCTGTTGTATCGCTTTTTTGATTGGGAATGCCCAGCATTTGCTCACTTGCCTTTGATATTAAAGCCTGATGGTAACGGAAAACTCAGCAAAAGAGACGGTGATAGATTAGGCTTTCCTGTTTTTCCAACTGAATGGACCAATCCTGAAACAGACGAAGTTTCATCAGGCTATAGAGAAGAGGGTTATTTCCCAGAAGCCTTTACAAATATGTTAGCTTTTTTAGGCTGGAACCCTGGAACTGCTCAAGAAATATTTTCAATGGATGAACTTGTTGAATCCTTTTCGTTGCAAAGGGTTGGAAAAGCTGGCGCAAAATTTGATTTTGACAAAACCAAGTGGTTTAATCAGCAGTATTTAAGAAGCAAAAGCGGTGATGAACTGGCCCAATTGATGCACTCTAAAATAACAGATTCAAAATCAGTTGACAGCGGTCTTTTGGCTAATGTTTGTGAGTTGATGAAAGAGCGAGCTACTTTTGTTGAAGACATTTGGGAAAGCAGCCAATTCTTTTTTGAACCCCCTTCTAAATATGACGAAAAAACCCATCGAAAAAAATGGAAAGAACATACGCCTGACATACTCAAAAAGGTAATGGATTTATTCAGCGGAATGTCGGATTTTTCTTCTGAGAATATTGAAAAAGAGTTTAAATCCTTGCTAGAAGTAAATGAGTGGGCTTTAGGAATGGTGTTGCCAACCTTTAGGCTAGCCGTAACGGGAAAAGGCATGGGCCCGTCAATGTTTGAGATTTCAGCTTTGCTGGGCAAAGACGAAGTTGTTAAAAGGATTGAAACGGCTATTCAAAAGCTATCGTAG
- the folB gene encoding dihydroneopterin aldolase gives MGVISVKGIKAYAYHGCLDEERKIGSDYEVNVTVETDLQTSSISDKLADTVDYVSINSIVKTEMSIPSNLLEHVVKRIIDAIVLNHTMIETVEVSVSKINPPINGDVESVLVKEKFFNV, from the coding sequence ATGGGTGTAATTTCAGTAAAAGGCATAAAGGCATACGCCTATCACGGCTGCCTAGATGAAGAGCGTAAAATAGGGTCTGACTACGAGGTTAATGTAACCGTTGAAACAGATTTACAAACATCTTCAATTTCTGATAAACTTGCTGATACTGTTGATTATGTCTCTATCAATAGCATTGTTAAGACTGAAATGTCTATCCCAAGCAATTTACTGGAACATGTCGTAAAAAGAATCATCGATGCAATAGTTTTAAATCATACAATGATTGAAACAGTTGAGGTTTCAGTTTCTAAGATAAACCCACCTATAAATGGCGACGTTGAAAGCGTTTTAGTTAAAGAGAAATTCTTTAATGTGTAA